A region of Salvia splendens isolate huo1 chromosome 17, SspV2, whole genome shotgun sequence DNA encodes the following proteins:
- the LOC121774084 gene encoding endonuclease MutS2-like isoform X2, translating into MILTQSFFRSNSPPPLRNLSRATASPDPRLADSLQSEALKILEWPSLCNQLSAFTSTSMGLAAAQSARIPLGRTPTETRRLLDQTSAALTMPRPLDFSGIQDVSQIVDASVAGTMLMIGELCSVRRTLRSARSLIQQLEEIASHSSSYHRCWPLLEILRDCDFLVELERRIEFCVDCNFSLVLGQASEELEMIRSERKLNMENLEAMLKKISSQVFQAGGIDRPLVTKRRSRMCVAIRTTHRYLLRDGVVLDTSSSGATYFIEPREAVELNNLEVSLSNSEKMEEQAILSYLSSEISEASVQIKYLLDKVLEVDLAFARAAHAQWMNGVCPNFSAVGCQNSEHNSLLVNVSSIRHPLLLESSLRNISTHSTSRSSSSNQETGVRKSGMLPGDLDFPVPIDIKIGSGVRVIVISGPNTGGKTASMKTLGLVSIMLKAGMYLPAQNHPQLPWFDLVLADIGDHQSLEQSLSTFSGHISRICNILKVATERSLVLLDELGSGTDPSEDLTRLKEKDAKFENAAMEFSLESLQPTYRILWGSMGESNALSIAKTIGFDGRIIERAQSWVKKLTPEKMQKLNTLLYQSLLEERNKLEIQEKKTASLHSDVLRLYHEIHDEAVDLDVREAALKANETKMIQKELKVVKAEVDTVVQEFEKQLKITEPKDFNILLKESESAIASIVQAHQPSGDDFVDRNATSSFYVPQIGEQIVIKDLGDKVATVIEAPSADNTVLVQYGKIRVRVNLSSINAVAANGALASAPQPRRKGRQTKRLENLKNISDSMKDEKVSYSPVVQTLKNTVDLRGMRFEEATFNIEMAINSRGPNSVLFIIHGMGTGVLKERVYEVLKKHPCIEKFEQESPMNYGCTVAFIK; encoded by the exons ATGATACTCACCCAATCCTTCTTTCGCTCCAACTCGCCTCCGCCCTTACGGAATCTCTCACGCGCCACCGCTTCCCCTGACCCCCGTTTAGCGGACTCACTTCAATCGGAGGCTCTCAAAATCCTCGAATGGCCATCCCTCTGCAACCAGCTCTCCGCCTTCACCTCCACCTCCATGGGTCTCGCAGCTGCCCAATCTGCACGGATTCCTCTTGGCCGGACCCCAACCGAAACCCGCCGTCTCCTCGACCAGACCTCCGCCGCCCTCACGATGCCCCGCCCCTTGGATTTCTCCGGAATCCAAGACGTTTCTCAGATTGTTGATGCGTCCGTCGCAGGTACGATGCTCATGATCGGTGAGCTTTGTTCCGTGCGTAGGACGCTGAGGTCGGCTAGATCTTTGATCCAACAGTTGGAGGAGATTGCTTCTCATAGTAGCTCGTACCATAG GTGCTGGCCACTGCTTGAAATTCTTCGTGACTGTGATTTTCTGGTCGAATTGGAGCGAAGGATAGAATTTTGTGTGGACTGTAATTTTTCTCTAGTCCTCGGCCAAGCTAGTGAAGAACTAGAAATGATAAGGTCAGAGAGGAAGTTAAACATGGAAAATCTAGAGGCAATGCTGAAGAAAATATCATCTCAAGTTTTTCAGGCGGGTGGAATCGATAGACCTCTGGTTACCAAACGTAGGTCACGGATGTGTGTTGCTATCAGAACTACACATAGATATCTACTTCGTGATGGTGTAGTTTTAGACACTAGCAGCTCTGGAGCTACTTACTTCATAGAACCTAGGGAGGCTGTAGAGTTGAATAATCTGGAAGTGAGTCtatcaaattcagaaaaaatggaGGAGCAAGCCATTTTAAGTTACCTTAGTTCTGAAATTTCAGAAGCCAGTGTACAGATAAAGTATTTGTTGGATAAAGTGTTGGAGGTAGATCTCGCTTTTGCAAGAGCTGCTCATGCTCAGTGGATGAATGGGGTCTGTCCAAATTTTAGTGCTGTAGGTTGTCAGAATTCTGAGCATAACTCATTATTAGTAAATGTAAGCAGCATTCGTCATCCTTTGCTTCTTGAGTCTTCGTTGAGAAATATATCTACTCATTCAACAAGTAGGTCCTCTTCTTCAAATCAGGAAACCGGTGTAAGAAAATCTGGCATGCTGCCTGGTGATCTTGATTTTCCTGTGCCTATTGATATTAAAATTGGAAGTGGAGTAAGGGTGATTGTTATCTCAGGACCTAATACAGGAGGTAAAACCGCTTCCATGAAAACTCTAGGATTGGTTTCTATAATGTTAAAAGCTGGAATGTACCTCCCTGCACAAAATCATCCACAGCTGCCATGGTTTGATCTTGTTCTTGCAGATATTGGTGACCATCAG TCTCTGGAGCAGAGTCTTTCAACCTTTAGCGGACACATCTCTCGAATTTGTAACATCCTGAAAGTGGCCACTGAAAGATCTCTTGTCCTTCTTGATGAACTTGGAAGTGGAACTGATCCATCAGAAG ATTTAACTCGGTTAAAAGAGAAGGATGCAAAGTTTGAGAATGCAGCTATGGAGTTCTCCCTGGAGAGTCTACAGCCTACTTATCGGATTCTTTGGGGAAGCATGGGTGAGTCAAATGCATTAAGTATTGCAAAAACAATAGGCTTTGATGGAAGAATCATTGAGCGGGCACAATCTTGGGTAAAGAAGCTAACACCAGAGAAGATGCAGAAGCTTAATACATTGTTGTATCAGTCTCTACTTGAGGAGAGAAATAAGCTagaaattcaagaaaaaaaaactgcCTCTCTACATTCTGATGTACTGAGACTTTATCATGAG ATTCATGACGAGGCAGTTGATCTTGATGTGCGTGAAGCAGCTCTTAAGGCAAATGAGACCAAGATGATTCAAAAGGAATTGAAGGTTGTGAAGGCTGAAGTTGATACTGTAGTGCAAGAGTTTGAGAAGCAACTGAAAATTACTGAGCCAAAGGACTTCAATATTCTTTTGAAGGAATCAGAATCTGCCATTGCATCCATTGTTCAAGCTCATCAGCCTTCTGGTGATGATTTTGTAGATAGAAATGCTACTAGTAGTTTTTATGTACCACAGATTGGAGAGCAAATCGTGATAAAGGATTTAGGGGATAAGGTGGCTACAGTAATTGAAGCACCAAGTGCGGATAACACAGTCCTTGTCCAATATGGAAAAATCAGAGTCCGTGTAAACTTAAGTAGTATAAATGCTGTTGCAGCTAATGGTGCCCTGGCATCAGCCCCACAACCGAGGAGAAAG GGTCGGCAGACAAAGAGACTCGAGAATCTGAAAAATATTTCAGATTCCATGAAAGATGAGAAGGTTTCTTATAGTCCTGTTGTGCAGACATTGAAGAACACCGTGGACCTGCGGGGAATGAGATTCGAGGAAGCTACTTTCAATATTGAGATGGCCATTAATTCCAGAGGGCCTAATTCAGTTCTCTTCATAATACACGGAATGGGCACTGGGGTATTGAAGGAGCGTGTTTATGAAGTACTAAAGAAACatccttgtatagaaaaatttgAACAGGAGAGCCCTATGAACTATGGCTGTACAGTCGCCTTCATCAAGTGA
- the LOC121774910 gene encoding chitin-inducible gibberellin-responsive protein 1-like yields MGSGYHGYSEADLSSYSSYPTGSSIPTRLFESLKFESRSSPNSPLASLVEADSVATGYSDSQERFSPSGYLSEATHSSDSSVDYCVNLHHSRPFPSGHQESPSVASAFHSNASSNRSIEHALLELESALMDEEVVKSEPCLGGNSNRQSQTPEQRAGSWQEEAQGSRSYVSGSPRDSWMAASVNDGVYEENRTGRGMEDFALQGFPPNDLKGLLMACARALHENRLEDFEKLVERARGAVSISGEPIQRLGAYLVEGLVARRESSGTNIYRALKCNEPESKDLLSYMHILYEICPYLKFGYMAANGAIAKACKNEDRIHIIDFQISQGTQWMTLLQALAARPSGPPHIRITGIDDPVSKHARGDGLSAVERRLAAISEKFNIPVEFHAVPVFAPDITKEMLDVRPGEGLAVNFPLQLHHTPDESVDVSNPRDGLLRMVRSLNPKVVTLVEQESNTNTASFPTRFKETLDYYSAMFESIDVTMPRDRRERINVEQQCLARDIVNIVACEGRERVERHELFGKWRLRFTMAGFRQYPLSSYVNSVIRGLLRCYSEHYTLVEKDGAMLLGWKDRNLVSASAWH; encoded by the coding sequence ATGGGCTCTGGTTATCATGGATATAGTGAAGCAGACTTATCATCCTACTCTTCATATCCTACTGGTTCCTCTATACCAACAAGGCTGTTCGAATCTCTGAAGTTCGAGTCACGAAGCTCGCCCAACTCGCCTTTAGCCTCTCTCGTCGAGGCCGACTCTGTCGCCACCGGGTATAGTGATAGTCAGGAGCGGTTTAGTCCGTCAGGTTACCTCTCTGAGGCCACTCATTCGTCCGACTCTTCAGTGGATTACTGCGTCAACTTGCATCACTCGAGGCCCTTTCCCTCCGGCCACCAGGAGAGCCCGTCCGTTGCCTCGGCTTTCCACTCAAATGCAAGTAGCAATCGCAGCATAGAACACGCGTTGCTGGAACTGGAGAGCGCTCTTATGGACGAGGAGGTTGTGAAATCAGAGCCGTGTTTGGGGGGAAACAGTAACCGGCAGTCGCAGACGCCCGAGCAGAGGGCGGGATCATGGCAGGAGGAGGCGCAGGGGTCTCGTTCGTATGTGTCTGGATCGCCTCGTGATTCTTGGATGGCTGCCTCGGTGAATGATGGCGTTTACGAAGAGAATCGTACGGGGAGAGGGATGGAGGATTTCGCGTTGCAAGGGTTTCCCCCGAATGATCTGAAAGGGCTGTTGATGGCATGTGCCAGAGCACTCCATGAGAACAGATTGGAGGACTTTGAGAAGCTCGTGGAGCGTGCTCGTGGTGCTGTGTCGATCAGCGGAGAGCCGATACAGCGCCTAGGCGCGTACTTGGTGGAAGGGCTGGTCGCACGGAGAGAGTCATCTGGCACGAACATCTACCGCGCCCTGAAATGCAACGAGCCGGAGAGCAAGGACTTGCTCTCGTATATGCACATTCTGTACGAGATATGCCCGTATCTGAAATTCGGGTACATGGCCGCGAACGGGGCGATAGCCAAGGCGTGCAAGAACGAGGATCGTATCCACATTATCGATTTCCAGATCTCGCAAGGCACACAGTGGATGACTCTCTTGCAAGCGCTTGCTGCCCGGCCTAGCGGCCCTCCGCACATCCGTATCACCGGGATAGACGATCCGGTCTCGAAGCACGCCCGTGGGGATGGTCTATCCGCGGTGGAGAGGCGCCTCGCCGCCATCTCGGAGAAGTTCAACATCCCTGTCGAGTTCCACGCGGTCCCGGTTTTCGCCCCGGACATCACGAAAGAGATGCTGGACGTCCGGCCCGGGGAAGGCCTCGCGGTGAACTTCCCGCTGCAGCTCCACCACACTCCCGACGAGAGTGTCGACGTGTCGAACCCGAGGGACGGGCTGCTGAGGATGGTGAGGTCACTGAACCCGAAGGTGGTGACTCTGGTGGAgcaggagtcgaacacgaacaCGGCCTCGTTCCCGACGAGGTTCAAGGAGACGCTCGACTACTACTCGGCCATGTTCGAGTCGATAGACGTGACGATGCCGAGGGACAGGAGGGAGCGGATCAACGTGGAGCAGCAGTGCCTGGCGAGGGACATCGTGAACATTGTGGCGTGCGAGGGGAGGGAGCGGGTGGAGCGGCACGAGCTGTTCGGGAAGTGGAGGCTGCGGTTTACGATGGCCGGATTCCGGCAGTATCCGCTGAGCTCTTATGTGAATTCTGTGATTAGGGGATTGTTGAGATGCTACTCGGAGCATTACACTTTAGTGGAGAAGGATGGAGCTATGTTGTTAGGGTGGAAAGACCGGAATTTAGTGTCGGCGTCGGCTTGGCACTGA
- the LOC121773900 gene encoding organic cation/carnitine transporter 4-like produces the protein MSKNSAPEAGLQSPLLAAETERLCMDDMLKKHCGEFGRWQLRHFVLTSMAWALEAFHTMVVIFADREPVWRCVGGSGDCDVCGMEGGTWEWVEGKGSSTVAEFGLICGEKYKVGLVQALFFAGCMIGAGVFGHLSDSRLGRKGSLVIVCILNAISGCLTALSPTYPVYAAFRLLTGFSTGGVGLCAFVLATEPVGPTRRGAAGMSTFYFFSGGIAALAGIAYIFPTWRALYIATSVPSVLFLVFVLPFVSESPRWHLVRGEVGPAMQTMRAIARSNGRDLPKTALLALDEETGQHKCTSTKEAAIITGSLVDVLRTPLTRARLFLAVAINFFCSVVYYGLSLNVVNLGTNLHLNVFLNAVAEIPAFLLTALLLDTFGRKPLSIGTQWFSGAFCLVGGMMTAYGAWKTVRMVCGILGIFGMAGTYNLLFIYTVELFPTVVRNAALGCATQAAQMGAILAPFVVVMGERVPFLVFGVCGLAGGTLAFLLPETLNRPLYDTMAGMEEGEGAALLS, from the exons atgtcaaaaaacTCGGCACCGGAGGCGGGGCTTCAGTCGCCGTTGCTGGCGGCGGAGACGGAGAGATTATGCATGGACGATATGCTGAAAAAGCACTGCGGCGAGTTCGGGCGGTGGCAGCTGCGGCACTTTGTCTTAACCAGCATGGCGTGGGCGCTGGAGGCGTTCCACACCATGGTGGTGATATTCGCCGACCGCGAGCCGGTGTGGCGGTGCGTCGGCGGCAGCGGGGATTGCGACGTGTGCGGGATGGAGGGTGGCACGTGGGAGTGGGTGGAGGGGAAGGGGAGCTCGACGGTGGCGGAGTTTGGATTGATTTGTGGGGAGAAGTATAAGGTGGGGTTGGTTCAGGCCTTGTTCTTCGCCGGATGTATGATCG GTGCTGGAGTATTTGGACACCTCTCCGACTCAAGATTGGGAAGGAAAGGCTCCTTAGTAATTGTTTGCATACTGAATGCCATCTCCGGTTGCCTGACCGCCCTCTCCCCGACCTACCCCGTCTACGCGGccttccgcctcctcacgggtTTCAGCACGGGCGGGGTTGGCCTCTGCGCCTTCGTCCTCGCCACCGAGCCCGTGGGCCCCACCCGCCGCGGCGCTGCCGGCATGTCCACCTTCTACTTCTTCTCGGGCGGGATCGCCGCCCTCGCCGGCATCGCCTACATCTTCCCGACGTGGCGGGCCCTCTACATTGCCACGTCCGTCCCCTCCGTCCTATTCCTCGTCTTCGTCCTCCCCTTTGTCTCTGAGTCCCCGCGCTGGCACCTCGTCCGGGGCGAGGTTGGGCCTGCCATGCAGACCATGCGCGCCATCGCGCGGTCCAACGGGCGGGACCTGCCCAAGACGGCCCTCCTCGCCTTGGACGAGGAGACCGGTCAACATAAGTGCACGTCCACTAAGGAAGCTGCCATAATCACAGGATCCTTAGTGGACGTGCTGCGGACCCCACTAACGCGGGCCCGCCTCTTCCTCGCCGTAGCGATCAACTTCTTCTGCTCCGTCGTGTACTACGGGCTGAGCCTCAACGTGGTGAACCTCGGCACCAACCTCCACCTCAACGTGTTCCTCAACGCGGTGGCGGAGATCCCGGCGTTCCTCCTCACGGCGTTGTTACTCGACACTTTCGGCCGGAAGCCACTGAGCATCGGGACGCAGTGGTTCAGCGGCGCGTTCTGCCTTGTGGGGGGGATGATGACGGCGTACGGCGCGTGGAAGACGGTGAGGATGGTGTGTGGGATTCTCGGGATATTCGGGATGGCGGGAACATATAACTTGCTGTTTATCTACACGGTGGAGCTGTTTCCGACGGTGGTGAGGAACGCGGCGCTGGGGTGCGCGACGCAGGCGGCGCAGATGGGGGCGATACTGGCACCATTCGTGGTGGTGATGGGGGAGAGGGTGCCGTTTCTAGTGTTCGGAGTGTGCGGGTTGGCAGGAGGGACGCTGGCGTTTTTGTTGCCGGAGACTTTGAATCGGCCGTTGTATGATACCATGGCCGGGATGGAAGAGGGAGAAGGTGCCGCTCTATTGAGTTGA
- the LOC121775197 gene encoding 60S ribosomal protein L8-like: MGRVIRAQRKGAGSVFKSHTHHRKGPARFRSLDFGERNGYLKGVVTEIIHDPGRGAPLARVTFRHPFRFQHQKELFVAAEGMYTGQFVYCGKKANLVVGNVLPLRSIPEGAVVCNVEHHVGDRGVFARASGDYAIVISHNLDNGTTRVKLPSGAKKIVPSGCRAMVGQVAGGGRTEKPMLKAGNAYHKFRVKRNSWPKVRGVAMNPVEHPHGGGNHQHIGHASTVRRDAPPGQKVGLIAARRTGRLRGQAAATAAKADKA, encoded by the exons ATGGGACGTGTGATCAGAGCTCAGCGTAAGGGAGCTGGCTCCGTCTTCAAATCCCACACGCACCACCGCAAGGGCCCGGCGCGCTTCCGCTCCCTCGACTTCGGCGAGCGCAACGGCTACCTCAAGGGCGTCGTCACCGAAATAATCCACGATCCCGGCCGCGGCGCGCCCCTCGCTCGCGTGACCTTCCGCCACCCCTTCCGGTTCCAGCACCAGAAGGAGCTCTTCGTCGCCGCCGAGGGCATGTACACCGGTCAGTTCGTGTACTGCGGGAAGAAGGCGAATCTCGTCGTCGGAAACGTGTTGCCTCTCAGATCCATTCCCGAGGGAGCTGTCGTTTGCAACGTGGAACATCACGTTGGAGATCGCGGCGTTTTCGCTAGGGCTTCTGGGGATTATGCGATTGTCATCTCTCACAACCTCGATAACGGAACCACAAG GGTGAAGCTCCCTTCCGGAGCAAAGAAGATTGTGCCAAGTGGCTGCCGTGCCATGGTTGGGCAGGTTGCCGGAGGTGGGAGAACTGAGAAGCCGATGTTGAAGGCTGGAAACGCCTATCACAAGTTCAGAGTGAAGAGAAATTCATGGCCCAAGGTTCGTGGTGTTGCTATGAATCCCGTGGAGCATCCTCATGGTGGAGGTAACCATCAACATATTGGTCACGCCAGTACTGTTCGTCGTGATGCACCACCCGGCCAAAAGGTTGGTCTTATTGCTGCCAGAAGAACTGGTCGTCTCAGAGGGCAAGCTGCTGCTACAGCTGCTAAGGCTGATAAGGCTTAA
- the LOC121774084 gene encoding endonuclease MutS2-like isoform X1 codes for MILTQSFFRSNSPPPLRNLSRATASPDPRLADSLQSEALKILEWPSLCNQLSAFTSTSMGLAAAQSARIPLGRTPTETRRLLDQTSAALTMPRPLDFSGIQDVSQIVDASVAGTMLMIGELCSVRRTLRSARSLIQQLEEIASHSSSYHRCWPLLEILRDCDFLVELERRIEFCVDCNFSLVLGQASEELEMIRSERKLNMENLEAMLKKISSQVFQAGGIDRPLVTKRRSRMCVAIRTTHRYLLRDGVVLDTSSSGATYFIEPREAVELNNLEVSLSNSEKMEEQAILSYLSSEISEASVQIKYLLDKVLEVDLAFARAAHAQWMNGVCPNFSAVGCQNSEHNSLLVNVSSIRHPLLLESSLRNISTHSTSRSSSSNQETGVRKSGMLPGDLDFPVPIDIKIGSGVRVIVISGPNTGGKTASMKTLGLVSIMLKAGMYLPAQNHPQLPWFDLVLADIGDHQSLEQSLSTFSGHISRICNILKVATERSLVLLDELGSGTDPSEGVALSASIMHYLKERVNLAVVTTHYADLTRLKEKDAKFENAAMEFSLESLQPTYRILWGSMGESNALSIAKTIGFDGRIIERAQSWVKKLTPEKMQKLNTLLYQSLLEERNKLEIQEKKTASLHSDVLRLYHEIHDEAVDLDVREAALKANETKMIQKELKVVKAEVDTVVQEFEKQLKITEPKDFNILLKESESAIASIVQAHQPSGDDFVDRNATSSFYVPQIGEQIVIKDLGDKVATVIEAPSADNTVLVQYGKIRVRVNLSSINAVAANGALASAPQPRRKGRQTKRLENLKNISDSMKDEKVSYSPVVQTLKNTVDLRGMRFEEATFNIEMAINSRGPNSVLFIIHGMGTGVLKERVYEVLKKHPCIEKFEQESPMNYGCTVAFIK; via the exons ATGATACTCACCCAATCCTTCTTTCGCTCCAACTCGCCTCCGCCCTTACGGAATCTCTCACGCGCCACCGCTTCCCCTGACCCCCGTTTAGCGGACTCACTTCAATCGGAGGCTCTCAAAATCCTCGAATGGCCATCCCTCTGCAACCAGCTCTCCGCCTTCACCTCCACCTCCATGGGTCTCGCAGCTGCCCAATCTGCACGGATTCCTCTTGGCCGGACCCCAACCGAAACCCGCCGTCTCCTCGACCAGACCTCCGCCGCCCTCACGATGCCCCGCCCCTTGGATTTCTCCGGAATCCAAGACGTTTCTCAGATTGTTGATGCGTCCGTCGCAGGTACGATGCTCATGATCGGTGAGCTTTGTTCCGTGCGTAGGACGCTGAGGTCGGCTAGATCTTTGATCCAACAGTTGGAGGAGATTGCTTCTCATAGTAGCTCGTACCATAG GTGCTGGCCACTGCTTGAAATTCTTCGTGACTGTGATTTTCTGGTCGAATTGGAGCGAAGGATAGAATTTTGTGTGGACTGTAATTTTTCTCTAGTCCTCGGCCAAGCTAGTGAAGAACTAGAAATGATAAGGTCAGAGAGGAAGTTAAACATGGAAAATCTAGAGGCAATGCTGAAGAAAATATCATCTCAAGTTTTTCAGGCGGGTGGAATCGATAGACCTCTGGTTACCAAACGTAGGTCACGGATGTGTGTTGCTATCAGAACTACACATAGATATCTACTTCGTGATGGTGTAGTTTTAGACACTAGCAGCTCTGGAGCTACTTACTTCATAGAACCTAGGGAGGCTGTAGAGTTGAATAATCTGGAAGTGAGTCtatcaaattcagaaaaaatggaGGAGCAAGCCATTTTAAGTTACCTTAGTTCTGAAATTTCAGAAGCCAGTGTACAGATAAAGTATTTGTTGGATAAAGTGTTGGAGGTAGATCTCGCTTTTGCAAGAGCTGCTCATGCTCAGTGGATGAATGGGGTCTGTCCAAATTTTAGTGCTGTAGGTTGTCAGAATTCTGAGCATAACTCATTATTAGTAAATGTAAGCAGCATTCGTCATCCTTTGCTTCTTGAGTCTTCGTTGAGAAATATATCTACTCATTCAACAAGTAGGTCCTCTTCTTCAAATCAGGAAACCGGTGTAAGAAAATCTGGCATGCTGCCTGGTGATCTTGATTTTCCTGTGCCTATTGATATTAAAATTGGAAGTGGAGTAAGGGTGATTGTTATCTCAGGACCTAATACAGGAGGTAAAACCGCTTCCATGAAAACTCTAGGATTGGTTTCTATAATGTTAAAAGCTGGAATGTACCTCCCTGCACAAAATCATCCACAGCTGCCATGGTTTGATCTTGTTCTTGCAGATATTGGTGACCATCAG TCTCTGGAGCAGAGTCTTTCAACCTTTAGCGGACACATCTCTCGAATTTGTAACATCCTGAAAGTGGCCACTGAAAGATCTCTTGTCCTTCTTGATGAACTTGGAAGTGGAACTGATCCATCAGAAGGTGTGGCTCTATCAGCTAGCATAATGCATTATCTCAAGGAAAGAGTAAACTTGGCTGTTGTGACAACCCATTATGCAGATTTAACTCGGTTAAAAGAGAAGGATGCAAAGTTTGAGAATGCAGCTATGGAGTTCTCCCTGGAGAGTCTACAGCCTACTTATCGGATTCTTTGGGGAAGCATGGGTGAGTCAAATGCATTAAGTATTGCAAAAACAATAGGCTTTGATGGAAGAATCATTGAGCGGGCACAATCTTGGGTAAAGAAGCTAACACCAGAGAAGATGCAGAAGCTTAATACATTGTTGTATCAGTCTCTACTTGAGGAGAGAAATAAGCTagaaattcaagaaaaaaaaactgcCTCTCTACATTCTGATGTACTGAGACTTTATCATGAG ATTCATGACGAGGCAGTTGATCTTGATGTGCGTGAAGCAGCTCTTAAGGCAAATGAGACCAAGATGATTCAAAAGGAATTGAAGGTTGTGAAGGCTGAAGTTGATACTGTAGTGCAAGAGTTTGAGAAGCAACTGAAAATTACTGAGCCAAAGGACTTCAATATTCTTTTGAAGGAATCAGAATCTGCCATTGCATCCATTGTTCAAGCTCATCAGCCTTCTGGTGATGATTTTGTAGATAGAAATGCTACTAGTAGTTTTTATGTACCACAGATTGGAGAGCAAATCGTGATAAAGGATTTAGGGGATAAGGTGGCTACAGTAATTGAAGCACCAAGTGCGGATAACACAGTCCTTGTCCAATATGGAAAAATCAGAGTCCGTGTAAACTTAAGTAGTATAAATGCTGTTGCAGCTAATGGTGCCCTGGCATCAGCCCCACAACCGAGGAGAAAG GGTCGGCAGACAAAGAGACTCGAGAATCTGAAAAATATTTCAGATTCCATGAAAGATGAGAAGGTTTCTTATAGTCCTGTTGTGCAGACATTGAAGAACACCGTGGACCTGCGGGGAATGAGATTCGAGGAAGCTACTTTCAATATTGAGATGGCCATTAATTCCAGAGGGCCTAATTCAGTTCTCTTCATAATACACGGAATGGGCACTGGGGTATTGAAGGAGCGTGTTTATGAAGTACTAAAGAAACatccttgtatagaaaaatttgAACAGGAGAGCCCTATGAACTATGGCTGTACAGTCGCCTTCATCAAGTGA